A window of Hevea brasiliensis isolate MT/VB/25A 57/8 chromosome 14, ASM3005281v1, whole genome shotgun sequence contains these coding sequences:
- the LOC131172753 gene encoding uncharacterized protein LOC131172753 yields MGKDIVIQECEQPGGRSRLWNYEDVNHVLIIETAAVSMQLSAVKTLNDSNFDDWKESLSMYLAIAQLDLALRVDAHTKLTDESIIAPVLSSEKLSKAQCPQDDKERIEMENIPYGSAVESLIYAQVCTHPDIAFAISVLGRYLSNRGWSHWKATKKVKRYL; encoded by the exons ATGGGCAAGGATATTGTTATTCAAGAATGCGAACAGCCTGGAGGACGCAGCAGGTTGTGGAATTATGAAGATGTTAATCATGTATTGATAATAGAAACAG CTGCTGTTTCTATGCAATTATCTGCTGTGAAAACTCTTAATGACTCCAATTTTGATGACTGGAAAGAGTCTCTGAGCATGTACCTTGCAATAGCCCAACTAGATTTAGCCTTAAGGGTTGATGCACATACTAAACTTACTGATGAATCCATAATTGCACCTGTTCTCTCAAGTGAGAAACTCTCTAAAGCTCAGTGTCCTCAAGATGACAAGGAAAGGATTGAAATGGAAAATATTCCATATGGTTCTGCAGTTGAGAGCTTGATATATGCTCAAGTATGCACTCATCCTGATATAGCATTTGCTATTAGTGTCCTTGGTAGATACTTGAGTAATCGTGGATGGAGTCACTGGAAAGCTACAAAGAAAGTTAAGAGATATTTGTAG